From one Triticum urartu cultivar G1812 chromosome 3, Tu2.1, whole genome shotgun sequence genomic stretch:
- the LOC125548660 gene encoding uncharacterized protein LOC125548660 yields MTKGGGSETGGCLCIGAPMRALSRACDSACDLYVRGMSGCATRVPAGAVAGGRGSGFVRSATAVHLWTSSDRADDLVRAGSTKQRRVATADQPADVGAAKKGRLSPVAPAIVPARRKGPAMATIAENGPCDFGACALRPPELRKRATAVGGQGAPGGGFVAVIAGTEAFAARS; encoded by the coding sequence ATGACGAAGGGCGGCGGCAGCGAGACGGGCGGGTGCCTCTGCATCGGGGCGCCGATGCGCGCGCTGTCGCGGGCGTGCGACTCGGCCTGCGACCTCTACGTGCGCGGCATGTCCGGGTGCGCCACCCGCGTGCCGGCGGGGGCGGTGGCAGGCGGCCGCGGCTCCGGCTTTGTCAGATCGGCCACGGCCGTGCACCTGTGGACGAGCTCCGACCGCGCCGACGACCTCGTCCGCGCCGGGTCGACGAAGCAGCGCCGCGTGGCGACGGCCGATCAGCCGGCGGATGTCGGGGCGGCAAAGAAGGGCCGCCTTAGTCCGGTGGCGCCGGCGATCGTGCCGGCTCGGAGGAAGGGGCCGGCGATGGCGACCATCGCCGAGAACGGGCCGTGCGACTTCGGCGCCTGCGCGCTGAGGCCACCGGAGCTGAGGAAGCGCGCCACGGCGGTCGGCGGGCAGGGCGCGCCTGGCGGTGGGTTTGTCGCCGTCATCGCGGGGACCGAGGCCTTCGCGGCTCGATCGTGA